The following nucleotide sequence is from Spartobacteria bacterium.
GCCGCTTCCTTTTTCAGCTGTGTTGTGGCGACAGGATTGTATTCGAGATTGGGGCGGATCCATGGCTTTATGATTTCCCGTACGGACTCAATGAGGATGCCGGAGGGTTCGTCCGGCTGAATTCCCTCCATTTTCGCTGTTACGAAGAAGAGTGCTTCATCCGGTGTCAGAAGCGAGGAAAACGTGACGTTGCTGTGTACTGTTTCATCGAAAAACTGCAGGCTGATCACATCATTTTTTACAATACCGCCAAAAGCGGATTGTTTATCCGTTGGCGAGACGATGGCGGCTTTTTTGAGCAAGGAGGTGGCTAAATCCACGTTCTGCCTTAAATTCAGTGCCGCCAGGGGTGTCATTGCCTCAATGAATGTGGCGGGATCGATTGTGATGTTCAATAAGTCAAAGAGTCCGGCGGCGATCTCAATGCGCTGTTTCTGCATGAGCGGATCCGACACATCGCTGGATGATATCGGGAGCCATTTGAGCAGCTTGTCGATGGTTAGGCGGAATTCTCTCGACGGAGCATCGGATACCTTGAAAACGGGAGCGATGCGGTCGGTCGCCTGTTCGCGGAGGATGGCGGTTTTTGCGAGGTCAACACAGCGAAAGGGCGTCGAAACAATAATGGTCGACGGAGCCTTCTGGCCGGGTTGCAGCAGGGCGAGTTTTGAGCGTCCGGACAAATGGATCAGTGCCAGTCCAACCAGCAGAAACAGCACCGCAAACAAGACCGTATGGTATTGATAGGGGCGCGTTTGCCTTGGTTTCTTTTTTAGATCTTCTTTGTCTCGGAGCCGTGTTTTTTTTGTCCGGGATTTCGAAATAGGTGTATTCATAGCAGAATCGGGTACAGAACAATTCAGGCGCGACGCGTTGCCACAGCGTTTTCGCGATGTTCTTTATACGCCAGGATGATTTTCTGAACCAGTGCATGTCGAACAACATCTGATTCATCCAGTTCCTGATACGCAATGCCGGGTATCCGGCGTAGTATGTTCCGGGCTTCGAGCAGTCCGGATTGTTTATTTTTCGGCAGATCCACCTGAGTTAGATCGCCGGTTACAACGCATTTTGAATCAAAGCCCAGCCGGGTCAGAAACATCAGCATCTGTTCCGGTGTCGTATTCTGAGCTTCATCCAGAATGACAAACGCCCCGTTGAGGGTGCGTCCCCGCATGTATGCCAGCGGAGCAACTTCGATGATGCCGCGGTCGAAATTCTTTTCAATATCGTCGGGATTCATCACATCGTGAAGGGCATCATATAATGGACGTAGGTAGGGGAGTACTTTCTGATGCATATCGCCGGGAAGAAACCCCAGTGCTTCGCCTGCCTCAATGGCGGGGCGGCACATAATGATACGGCTGACTTCCTGTTTGATGAGGCTGGATACTGCCAGTGCCATCGCCAGATAGGTTTTTCCTGTGCCGGCCGGGCCAACGCCAAAACAGATGTCGTGATCTCTGATGGCCTGCACATAACCGAACTGACCAAAGGTTCGCGGATAAACGGGGTGTTTCCCCGGGCTGACATCAATGCGTGTTTTAAAAAGGTGCTGCATACGTTCTTCTTTGCCGTCGGCGAACGCCTGAAGTGCAAAGGTGATGCTTTGGCTATCTAAGGGAATCCCCTGATTACGTGCACGCTGCATGCATTGAATGAAACGGACGGTTTTTTCTACATCGTCAGCTTGTCCCTGGATGCGAATCCACGTTTCCCGTGACGTTAATTCCACCTGGAGCATCTGCTCCATCCGGGGAAGACGTGATCCCGTTGTTCCAATGAAAAGCTGGGCTTCCCTCGGATTATCAAAATATATGGTTTGTTCCGTTTTCATATTAAGAGACCATTGGATACCAAACAAGTGGCGCAGGTCAATGGCAATTTTTTCTCTCAGGACTGTTCATCGGCAAACTGTCCTATATCCTGCGGCAGAAAACGCATCTTAAACTGATCAAGCAGAAAGCCGTCGGTCATCCCGGAAAGAAAGTCGATGATGATGCGTCCATGAGGGGTACTGACGAGATGTTCGTTGGAATCTTTGTTGTTCAGATAATGCTGCAACACCTGATCCGGGGACGCGTTTGCCAGATCGCTCATGTAGCATTGATACATGGTACGCATCACATTGCGAATTTTAGCCGCCTCTGTTTTTATGAGTGGATTGAAGTAGATGGATTCACGGTTGAACAGCAGCAGATCATTCAGTGCCTGAAAAACGGGGTCACTGAATTCGAGGTGCTTTTTGTTGATACTGTGGACAATCAGGTCATTGACCAGCGTGTTAATGATGGACGAATTGGTGTCGCCCAGCACACAGCGGATGGAATCCGGAATTTCTTCGCGATGCAGCAGCTTGAGCTCAATGGCGTCCTCAATGTCGCGTCCGATGTAAGCCACCACATCAGAAATGCGCATGACGCATCCTTCCAGCGTCATGGGGCGGATGCATCGGCTGAAGTTGGGTGTTCGAAAGCATTCGCTGTATTCATGTTCAAATTGTTCCCAGTCTTTGTCATAATCCGGGACATATTGCCGAGATATGAGTTCCCCGTTATGTGCCAGAATGCCGTCAAGCACCTGAAGGGAAAGGTTTAAGCCGCGTCCTTTGCGTTCCAGTTCCATGAGAGCCCGGACGCTTTGCGCGTTGTGACAGAAGCATCCCAGATCATTTTCCTGACATAATTCATGCAGGATATGTTCGCCGTCATGACCGAAAGGTGCGTGGCCGAGATCGTGCCCGAGAGCGATCGCTTCGACCAAATCTTCGTTTAATTCCAGACAGCGTACGATGGTGCGGGCTATTTTCGAGACAAACTGGACGTGCAGTACACGATGGGTGATATGATCGTTATCGATGAGGGAAAACACCTGGGTTTTATCGATGTAGCGTGAATAGGATTTAGAATGAATGATGCGGTCGGTATCGCGATAGAAAGGCGGTCGGATATTGTCGATATCAGATCCTCGTTCGCGGTCTGGGTATTTGCGCAATGCCTGTGAGCTGGGGCAGGCGTGGGAACTCAAAATACGTTTTTCGCGTTCGATGGTTTTAGCAGCGATGGCTTTTAGTGTTTCATGTTGTGTATTCATTGGGCGCTTTCCAGCGATGGTGTGACCATGTTTTATTGGTGAAGTTCCGGCCAGGTGCTGATGGATTCCGGCATGATGCGGGCGATGCGTATTCCCAGCGTGTCATCGGTAAATTTATCCGAATTCCATGCCCGTGCGGCCGCTCGGCAGTGCTGCGGCTTGCTGAGCCATGATCCCCCGCGACAGGCACGTGCCGTTCCCTGCCCGGGGCCTTTGGGATCGATGAGCGGTCCGTTTGGATAGTTCCTTGATATGCGATCTGAGCACCATTCCCAAACATTGCCGATCATATCGTGTAAACCAAAAGCATTGGGTTCCTTGAGTCCCGCTTCGAAAGGGCGGGGGAAGGGTGGTGTGTCGGAATGGAAAAACCAGGCGATATCGTTTAAAACGGCCAAATCCGGCTGGCTCGTCCGGTAACTGGATCCATAAAAAGGTGCATGGCTGCCTGCCCGGCAGCAATATTCCCATTCCGCTTCTGTCAGCAAGCGATAGGTTCCCGGGGAAACGCCTTCCAGTTGACAGAGGTTTGTGAGGAATACCTGTGCGTCATTCCAGCTGACGGATGTCTGCGGGAACGATGACTCCTGTATGTGGGGGCGCGGCGTGCCCATAACCCGGCTCCACTGCTCTCTTGTTATTTCACACGTTGATACGTACAGCGGGTCGGTGATCCTCGTCAGGACTTGCGGGTCATAGGTTTCCTGCTTTGGATCAGGAGCCTGTCCTTCCGTTTTCTCTCTGTAGCGTTCATTAAGAGGGCTGCCCATCATAAACTGACCGGGAGGGATCAGGCGCAGGTCAATTCCTGACCGAGCGGTGGTCACGGACAGAGGCATTTCCATTTTCTGGCTGTATTCCGTAAGAAAACGGCGAATTTCTCTTTCTCCGGCTGTGAACGGGATGGTTGAGCGGGCTGTCGGCAGGTTTGTCTGGATGATCAGATCTTCAATCTGTCGGGTCTTCGGCAGGCGATATAGTTGTGACGTGATACTGCTGCCCGGCATAAAGGGATCCAGATCAATGGACAGAGGCGCAAATCCCCTGGCACTCAGGATGAGCCGATGGGAAACAAAAGGCGGCAGTGCAATGGTGTGGTTTGTTTGAGCGGGCGTGAGGGTATTTATGGAAATGCTCGCCTGTTCGGGCCGGCAGCGTACATGAAATTGTGCCGGCAGGGGGTGGCAGCGGATGATGCTCTGGTGCCGTCCATCGGCCGTAATGGTTACGTTGCTTTGCATCAGCGACTCGTAGCCGGGAACGTCTGCCCGAAGCCGATGCTCGCCCAGAGGCAGCTGTATTTCTGCTTTCAGTGTGTCATTTAAGGCTGTTATTTCGTCATCAACAAACAGCTTTTTAGGTTGTTGAACGAGCCATGTATCATTGCTGTAGTCGGACTGGAACGTGATAAACAGTGTTCGTGTGATGAACGGTATATCTGTAATCTGCTGCGTCAGCTGTTCTCCGGGTTGTAAGTGAACACGTGTTTCCATGTCATAGGAGACGGGGGATTTCAATGTGAAAAAATGCATGCCGGGCGTCAGATTGGTAAGGGTCTGACCTGTCATTCCGAGCAGCTGCCGATCTTCCCATATCTCCATGGAAATGCTTGATTGCAGCTGCAGCAGCGCCGGTTTGACGATCAGCGGCTGTGTAATGCGCAGTGTATCGCTGTCCACTGTGATGTTGGTCGTGTAGGGCTCGTAATGCGCATTGCTCATATCCAGTCGATACGATCCCGGCAGCACGGAAAGGGTTGATGCGCCCGATGACGAAGTGGTCGCATGAATCGTTTCCTGTTTCGATATGGTTTCTCCTGACGCATTATGAGTCAATGTAATGGTGGTCCCAGGGCTGGTTTCGATGAATAGCCGCACGGATGAGATTGTTTTCCCCGCCGGGGGTATGGGTGTGGCTGCGGGGATGGCCTCGGTCAGTATAACTGCCGCAGGTGTCGTCTGAGCCTCCGGGACTTCAAACGCGGAGTTCGGAGTCTTTTTTTCTGGATCAAACCACTTATTCAGTTCATTCAAATCGGATTGTGTGACAATCTCCAGGGGGGCCTCCTCCTTTTGTCTGCACCCGAAAAACAGCAGAAAAGGCAGTATCACGATCCAGATCATCCGATGTATGCACTTCATTCGTATCCTTGCTTTTCCAGATTTTTGTATGAACATGGCCGCAGTATGACGATACCTGTTTCAAAAAAAAATAAAAAAATGTTGCCTGCGATGACTTCGCCCCCTATTTTCTAAAACCTATTTGACCGGAATCTAATGGATTTTTTTTGAATGAATGAAATATGGGCTGGTTTGGATTGGTCATTGCACATTGTGATAACGATCCAGGCACCCGGGAGAGAAGTCATGGCTAAAGTATGCGAAATTTGCGGCAAAAGGCCGCACACAGGAAACCGTATTATTCGTCACGGTTTGGAGAAAAGTAAAGGTGGAATCGGCTTGCACACGACAGGTGTGACGCGTCGTCGTTTTCTTCCAAACATCCAGCGTATCCGTTGTGCTGAAAACGGTGGCGTAGTGACACGTAAGGTGTGCACGAGCTGTCTGAAGGCCGGCAAAGTGGTTAAAGCCTGATACGTCTGTCCAGCTTTTACGAAAGACGCTCTGAAAAGGGCGTCTTTTTTTTCGCTGCGCTTTGACGTGTACGAAGTGTGGTAATCATTATCCTGTCCGATGTTTGTTCTTGCGCGAATATACACGGCTATGTACTGTTTCCCGTTCAGTAAAGTAAAACTTAACCAAAGTAAACAGACAGGAACATTATGGAGCATTATGGCATTTGGGGGCTTATCCCGCCCGTTTTAACCATCATTTTAGCACTTGTTTCGCGCGATGTTATATTCTCGCTGTTTGTCGGTATTTTTTCCGGCACATTGATTGTCGCGGGGGGAAATCCTGTCGTAGCGCTGATGAGTCTGACGGACACGATTGCGTCGTCGCTGGCCGACAGCTGGAATATTCGTATCTTTCTGTTTTGTGCTTTGCTGGGTGCTTTACTGGGGTTGCTCAGCTGTACGGGAGCGGCCTATTCTTTTGGTAAATGGGCGTCCCGACGGATTAAAACGAAGACCGGGGCTCTGCTGTTTACCTGGTTCTTTGGTCTGATCATTTTCATTGATGACTATTTTAATTCATTGACCATTGGAACGGTGATGCGCCCCATTACCGATGAATCTAAGATATCCCGTGCGAAACTTGCGTTTATTCTCGACTCCACTGCTGCTCCGGTCTGCATTTTAGCACCTATTTCAAGCTGGGTGGTCACGGTGATGAGTTACATTAAAGATGCCGATAAATTTAATGAACTGGGCATCAGTGAGTTTTCCTACTTTATTCATGTAATTCCATATAATCT
It contains:
- a CDS encoding PhoH family protein gives rise to the protein MKTEQTIYFDNPREAQLFIGTTGSRLPRMEQMLQVELTSRETWIRIQGQADDVEKTVRFIQCMQRARNQGIPLDSQSITFALQAFADGKEERMQHLFKTRIDVSPGKHPVYPRTFGQFGYVQAIRDHDICFGVGPAGTGKTYLAMALAVSSLIKQEVSRIIMCRPAIEAGEALGFLPGDMHQKVLPYLRPLYDALHDVMNPDDIEKNFDRGIIEVAPLAYMRGRTLNGAFVILDEAQNTTPEQMLMFLTRLGFDSKCVVTGDLTQVDLPKNKQSGLLEARNILRRIPGIAYQELDESDVVRHALVQKIILAYKEHRENAVATRRA
- a CDS encoding HD domain-containing protein is translated as MNTQHETLKAIAAKTIEREKRILSSHACPSSQALRKYPDRERGSDIDNIRPPFYRDTDRIIHSKSYSRYIDKTQVFSLIDNDHITHRVLHVQFVSKIARTIVRCLELNEDLVEAIALGHDLGHAPFGHDGEHILHELCQENDLGCFCHNAQSVRALMELERKGRGLNLSLQVLDGILAHNGELISRQYVPDYDKDWEQFEHEYSECFRTPNFSRCIRPMTLEGCVMRISDVVAYIGRDIEDAIELKLLHREEIPDSIRCVLGDTNSSIINTLVNDLIVHSINKKHLEFSDPVFQALNDLLLFNRESIYFNPLIKTEAAKIRNVMRTMYQCYMSDLANASPDQVLQHYLNNKDSNEHLVSTPHGRIIIDFLSGMTDGFLLDQFKMRFLPQDIGQFADEQS
- the rpmB gene encoding 50S ribosomal protein L28 → MAKVCEICGKRPHTGNRIIRHGLEKSKGGIGLHTTGVTRRRFLPNIQRIRCAENGGVVTRKVCTSCLKAGKVVKA